GCACGCATTCAATCTAAATGTAACGAATTTGAACAACAACTTATTATCTCTCAAGATTTATATAAACAGTTTGATAATTTAGACCACTATAAGTTCAAAAACTTAGGTTCTTTATTATTGAAAGGAAAGAAAATGGAAACAAATTTAATTGGAGTAAAAAACTGTGGCTAACAACGTGTATAGCTCATTGCTATTCAGTTGATTAAACCAAATTTAAAGCATATTTGGAAAGTCGCCAAATTTTTAAATTTGACGATTTCCAATAAAAAAGATAAATAGTAAAATTTAAAAATCTGGCTTGTGCCTCAACCGAAAATTAATCGCTAATTTGCACGCAACGAGCCATACACAAGACCGTTGTGTGTAATGTAAAAATCGTGCTAAAATTGAACATTTGAACTAAAAAAGCCAACGCTCAAACAGCACATTTATTTTTTTGCCGACACGAAAGCCAACGCTGAAAAAAATAAAAGAGCTGTTTCTTGCCAACGCTCGGAATAATATTAAATTTGAGAAAAAAGATTAAAATTTTATGAGCTTATTTCAGAACTCTGTTCTAAACAAATATTTAAAAGGATTGGAGTCCGAAAAAGTTAATCAAGCTTACGAACGATTTACGAGCCATTTCCATAATCCGACCATTCAGGAAAATATTCGAAATTCCAAAGAGGAACAATATCAAGGCGAATTTCTGATTGACCTTTTTGTAAACGTATTTGAATACGTTAAGAATCCGACACCAGATTTTAATCTTACAACGGAATTAAAAAACATAAAAGGCTCAAAAAAGACAGATGGAGCAATTTTAAAAGGCGAAAAAGCACTTGCGGTAATTGAACTGAAAGGAACAAACACAACCGATTTAAGCAAAGTAGAAACTCAAGCATTTGGATATAAAAACAACCAACCTGGTTGTAATTATGTAATTACTTCCAACTTTGAGAAGTTGCGTTTTTACATTGACAATGCAGTAGATTTTGAAGAATTTAATTTATTCCAATTAACGAAAGAACGTTTTGATATCCTTTGGCTTTGCCTTTCGTCTGAATATCTTTTAAAAGACATTCCTAAAAAAATTAAGGACGAATCCTTAACGCAAGAGGAAAAAATCACAAAAGAACTTTACAAAGACTACGCATCTTTCAGAAATGAAGTTTTTGATAGCATTCAAAAGGAAAATCCGCAATACGACAAACTAACCTTATTCAAGAAAACGCAAAAATTACTTGACCGTTTTTTATTCATCTTCTTTGCAGAAGACAGGTTATTACTTCCACCTAATTCAATTAGGTCTATAGTAAACCAATGGACAGATTTAAAAGATAAATACGATGAGTATTTTCCTTTGTACGACCGTTTTCAAAAGTATTTCGGTTATATGAATTCTGGTTATAAAGGACAACAACACGATATTTTTGCTTACAATGGAGGTTTGTTTGCACCAGACGAGATTTTAGACAACATCAAAATTAACGATGAATTGCTTTACAAACACACAGTTAATTTAAGCAATTACGATTTTGAAAGTGAAGTAAGTGTAAATATTCTTGGTCATATATTTGAACATTCTCTAAACGACATTGACGAAATCCAAGCAGAAATTCAAGGAGTTTCAACTGAACAAAGCAAAACAAAACGAAAAAAAGATGGTGTTTTTTACACGCCAAAATACATTACCAAATACATTGTAGATAATACTGTTGGCAAACTTTGTGAGGAAAAGAAAATTGAACTTGACATACAAGAAGCTGAATACGAAAAAGAACGTAAAGGAAGAAAGAAAGCAACACTAAAAAAATTAACTCAAAAATTAGAAGATTATAGAAAATGGCTATTACAAATTACCATTTGCGACCCAGCTTGTGGTAGTGGAGCTTTTCTAAATCAAGCTTTGGAGTTTTTAATTGCAGAACATCAATATATTGACGAATTACAAGCCAAACTCTTTGGAGACGCAATGGTTTTAAGTGAAGTTGAAAATGCAATTTTAGAAAATAATATTTATGGTGTTGACATCAATGATGAAAGTGTAGAAATTGCAAAACTATCACTTTGGTTAAGAACAGCACAAAAAGACAGAAAACTAACTTCATTAAACAATAATATTAAATGTGGTAACAGTTTAATTGATGACCCTACTTTTGCTAGAGAAAAAGCTTTTAATTGGAATAACGAATTTCCAGAAGTTTTTGCAAATGGAGGTTTTGATGTTATTATTGGAAATCCACCTTATGTTAGACACGAGATAATTAAAGAGTTTAAACCTTCATTTCAAAAGGATTATGAAACATATTTAAGTACAGCAGATTTATATGTGTATTTCATTGAATTGGGCATCAAAGCTTTGAAAACAAACGGATTATTAGGTTTTATTAATCCAAACAAATTTATCAAAGCATCTTATGGAAAAAATTTAAAGCAATTTTTAAGTAAATTACAAATTGAACA
The genomic region above belongs to Olleya sp. Hel_I_94 and contains:
- a CDS encoding Eco57I restriction-modification methylase domain-containing protein codes for the protein MSLFQNSVLNKYLKGLESEKVNQAYERFTSHFHNPTIQENIRNSKEEQYQGEFLIDLFVNVFEYVKNPTPDFNLTTELKNIKGSKKTDGAILKGEKALAVIELKGTNTTDLSKVETQAFGYKNNQPGCNYVITSNFEKLRFYIDNAVDFEEFNLFQLTKERFDILWLCLSSEYLLKDIPKKIKDESLTQEEKITKELYKDYASFRNEVFDSIQKENPQYDKLTLFKKTQKLLDRFLFIFFAEDRLLLPPNSIRSIVNQWTDLKDKYDEYFPLYDRFQKYFGYMNSGYKGQQHDIFAYNGGLFAPDEILDNIKINDELLYKHTVNLSNYDFESEVSVNILGHIFEHSLNDIDEIQAEIQGVSTEQSKTKRKKDGVFYTPKYITKYIVDNTVGKLCEEKKIELDIQEAEYEKERKGRKKATLKKLTQKLEDYRKWLLQITICDPACGSGAFLNQALEFLIAEHQYIDELQAKLFGDAMVLSEVENAILENNIYGVDINDESVEIAKLSLWLRTAQKDRKLTSLNNNIKCGNSLIDDPTFAREKAFNWNNEFPEVFANGGFDVIIGNPPYVRHEIIKEFKPSFQKDYETYLSTADLYVYFIELGIKALKTNGLLGFINPNKFIKASYGKNLKQFLSKLQIEQLIDFGELNVFQDAVTSPLILIISNKVFDYDAKYLQIQTLKNLDINFSLKSEGISLKPEIFQQEKWNLISEQELSILNKVQNNGISIANNKELDIKRGLLTGLNDAFIISEEVQKDIITKDPKSAELIKKFIDGDDVRKFEIRSKGKHLICIPSGYTDLQEEFENENDAWFWLKTNFYGIAEFLEPFKEKAKKRTDKGKYWWELRACDYYNLIDNPKIIYPEIAMSSRFAFDEESTYINKTIFLINSSSLSLLGLLNSKLIWYYLMNICASLGDPKNGGRLNMQRIYLETISFPEHLIIESSDLTEPAKTVRTLYASLNKKINRFRKRVLNTESFGIDKLSKKLNEFYDYDFKTFLAELKKKKITLSLSQQDEWEEYFDEYNKEINELKNRINGIENEIDNLIYKHYELTQEEIKIVEDANA